The following proteins are encoded in a genomic region of Nocardioides sp. cx-173:
- a CDS encoding deoxyribonuclease IV produces MRNPIGTHVLVGKGLAEGALANADVVGAETIQVFVGNPRGWARSAGKPADDARFRAETERRGMRTFIHTPYLVNLGSPTPATYESSVALVAHNLRRAAEIGAEGVVVHTGSYVDPDGGAERHAAAMRQVREALLPILDAVADDAAPWLLLEPTAGQGRSLCAGVEDLTGYLDALDHHPKAGICLDTCHVFAAGAPLDEPGGTTATLDRIVEIGGPGRLRLVHANDSMDVRGAFKDRHQRIGEGHIGTGAFEELFAHPATEGVPFILETPDSRDADTRDIPLLKELRSRVAARRLAV; encoded by the coding sequence ATGCGCAACCCGATCGGCACCCACGTCCTGGTCGGCAAGGGGCTCGCCGAGGGGGCGCTGGCCAACGCCGACGTGGTCGGCGCCGAGACCATCCAGGTCTTCGTGGGCAACCCCCGCGGGTGGGCGCGCTCGGCGGGCAAGCCCGCCGACGACGCGCGGTTCCGCGCCGAGACCGAGCGCCGCGGGATGCGGACCTTCATCCACACGCCGTACCTGGTCAACCTCGGCTCCCCCACGCCCGCGACGTACGAGAGCTCGGTGGCGCTGGTGGCGCACAACCTGCGCCGGGCGGCCGAGATCGGCGCCGAGGGCGTCGTGGTCCACACCGGCTCCTACGTCGACCCCGATGGCGGCGCCGAGCGGCACGCCGCCGCGATGCGCCAGGTGCGCGAGGCGCTGCTGCCGATCCTCGACGCGGTCGCCGACGACGCGGCGCCGTGGCTGCTGCTCGAGCCGACCGCCGGCCAGGGCCGGTCGCTGTGCGCCGGCGTGGAGGACCTCACCGGCTACCTCGACGCGCTCGACCATCACCCCAAGGCCGGGATCTGCCTCGACACCTGCCACGTCTTCGCCGCGGGCGCTCCGCTCGACGAGCCCGGCGGCACCACCGCCACCCTCGACCGGATCGTCGAGATCGGCGGGCCCGGCCGGCTGCGGCTGGTGCATGCCAACGACTCGATGGACGTCCGCGGGGCCTTCAAGGACCGCCACCAGCGCATCGGCGAGGGTCACATCGGGACCGGTGCGTTCGAGGAGCTCTTCGCGCACCCGGCCACCGAGGGCGTGCCGTTCATCCTCGAGACCCCGGACTCGCGCGACGCCGACACCCGCGACATCCCGCTGCTGAAGGAGCTGCGCTCGCGCGTGGCCGCCCGGCGTCTCGCGGTGTGA
- the aroF gene encoding 3-deoxy-7-phosphoheptulonate synthase, which produces MVVVMSPDATDEDVAHVVEKVEAVGGEAFVSKGVVRTIIGLVGDIESFHHLNLRTLRGVADVHRISDPYKLVSRQHHATRSTVWVGRPGAQVPIGPDTFTFLAGPCAVETAEQTLAAAQMARSAGATILRGGAFKPRTSPYAFQGLGLAGLEILAEVGAATGLPVVTEVVDARDVQVVAEHVDMLQVGTRNMANFGLLQAVGDAGKPVLLKRGMTATIEEWLMAAEYVAQRGNLDIVLCERGIRTFEPATRNTLDISAVPVVQATSHLPIIVDPSHAAGRKDLVVPLSRAAIAVGADGIIVDVHPAPETALCDGPQALLGSDLRELAGAVRKLPPAVGRVGAGERIRVEGREQRP; this is translated from the coding sequence ATGGTCGTCGTCATGTCACCGGACGCCACCGACGAGGACGTCGCGCACGTCGTCGAGAAGGTCGAGGCGGTCGGCGGCGAGGCCTTCGTCTCCAAGGGCGTGGTCCGCACCATCATCGGGCTGGTCGGGGACATCGAGTCCTTCCACCACCTCAACCTGCGCACCCTGCGCGGCGTCGCCGACGTGCACCGGATCAGCGACCCCTACAAGCTGGTGAGCCGCCAGCACCACGCGACCCGCTCGACGGTCTGGGTCGGCCGCCCGGGCGCCCAGGTGCCGATCGGTCCCGACACGTTCACCTTCCTGGCCGGGCCGTGTGCCGTGGAGACGGCCGAGCAGACGCTCGCCGCGGCGCAGATGGCGCGATCCGCGGGCGCCACGATCCTGCGCGGCGGCGCCTTCAAGCCGCGGACCTCGCCGTACGCCTTCCAGGGCCTCGGCCTCGCCGGACTGGAGATCCTCGCCGAGGTAGGCGCCGCCACCGGGCTGCCGGTCGTCACCGAGGTGGTCGACGCGCGCGACGTCCAGGTGGTCGCCGAGCATGTCGACATGCTGCAGGTCGGCACCCGCAACATGGCCAACTTCGGCCTGCTTCAGGCCGTCGGCGACGCCGGCAAGCCGGTGCTCCTCAAGCGCGGCATGACCGCGACCATCGAGGAGTGGCTGATGGCGGCCGAGTACGTCGCCCAGCGCGGCAACCTCGACATCGTGCTGTGCGAGCGCGGCATCCGGACCTTCGAGCCGGCCACCCGCAACACCCTCGACATCTCCGCGGTGCCGGTGGTCCAGGCGACCAGCCACCTGCCGATCATCGTCGACCCCTCCCACGCCGCCGGCCGCAAGGACCTCGTGGTGCCGCTCTCGCGCGCCGCGATCGCCGTGGGCGCCGACGGGATCATCGTCGACGTCCACCCGGCCCCCGAGACCGCGCTGTGCGACGGGCCCCAGGCCCTCCTCGGCAGCGACCTGCGCGAGCTGGCCGGCGCCGTGCGCAAGCTGCCCCCCGCGGTGGGTCGCGTGGGCGCCGGGGAGCGGATCCGCGTGGAGGGCCGGGAGCAGAGGCCCTAG
- a CDS encoding discoidin domain-containing protein, with amino-acid sequence METCERCGHPLGVGRYCLDCGHPAPGAGPTDTAERPAVVDPSRPAEGPAPPPPVLHAPAQPRFPLYADEVRGPRPSGPPPAYAPSGHRAPGSSRPGWLPWALGAVALVLVATLGVVLLVTGGGDDEGSAKDPAPTPTPTSEAPTPTPTPTPTPTPTPSEPAEPGEPENVARLATAKVPRTAPPNTDVDGNLVRYEARNLLDGVATTCWRMPGDGSGSTITLSLGAETTLTQVGMVNGYAKSSPDGDRTLDWYRGNRRVLVAEWSFDDGTTLTQNLEQTRRLQTIDVDSVTTSTVTLRLVEVSAPGSGRSARNYTAISDVALVGTPA; translated from the coding sequence GTGGAGACGTGTGAGAGGTGCGGGCACCCGCTGGGGGTGGGCCGCTACTGCCTCGACTGCGGGCATCCGGCGCCCGGCGCCGGGCCGACCGACACGGCCGAGCGGCCGGCCGTCGTGGACCCCTCACGCCCCGCCGAGGGCCCGGCCCCGCCGCCCCCGGTGCTGCACGCACCGGCGCAGCCGCGGTTCCCGCTGTACGCCGACGAGGTCCGCGGCCCCAGGCCGAGCGGTCCCCCGCCGGCGTACGCCCCCTCGGGGCACCGCGCCCCCGGGTCCAGCCGGCCGGGGTGGCTGCCCTGGGCGCTCGGCGCCGTCGCTCTGGTGCTGGTGGCAACGCTCGGGGTGGTGCTGCTGGTGACCGGCGGCGGTGACGACGAGGGGTCGGCGAAGGACCCCGCCCCCACCCCGACGCCGACCAGCGAGGCGCCCACTCCGACGCCGACCCCCACGCCCACGCCGACGCCGACACCGTCCGAGCCCGCCGAGCCGGGTGAGCCCGAGAACGTGGCCCGCCTGGCCACGGCCAAGGTCCCGCGCACGGCACCGCCCAACACCGACGTCGACGGCAACCTGGTGCGCTACGAGGCGCGCAACCTGCTCGACGGGGTCGCGACCACCTGCTGGCGGATGCCGGGCGACGGCAGCGGATCCACGATCACGCTGAGCCTCGGTGCCGAGACCACGCTGACGCAGGTCGGCATGGTCAACGGCTACGCGAAGAGCTCCCCGGACGGCGACCGCACCCTCGACTGGTACCGCGGCAACCGCCGCGTCCTGGTCGCGGAGTGGAGCTTCGACGACGGCACGACGCTCACCCAGAACCTCGAGCAGACCCGCCGCCTGCAGACCATCGACGTCGACTCGGTCACCACCTCCACGGTCACCTTGCGCCTCGTCGAGGTCTCCGCCCCCGGCTCGGGCCGCTCAGCCCGCAACTACACCGCGATCAGCGACGTCGCGCTGGTTGGCACGCCGGCGTGA
- a CDS encoding TetR/AcrR family transcriptional regulator, producing MRAGITKDRLARAGAELADEVGFDQVTLTEVARRFGVKVASLYSHVAGSEDLRRRIALLALEELADRGDAALAGRSGRDALAALGDVYRDYAREHPGRYAAAQLPLDTETARASAGPRHAAMARAVLRGYDLAEPDATHAVRLLGSVFRGFVDQELAGAFSHSEPDSATSWQRVLDALDALLRSWPTTTERS from the coding sequence ATGCGCGCCGGCATCACCAAGGACCGGCTGGCCCGGGCGGGGGCGGAGCTCGCCGACGAGGTCGGCTTCGACCAGGTCACGCTCACGGAGGTGGCGCGCCGCTTCGGCGTCAAGGTGGCCAGCCTGTACTCCCACGTCGCCGGCTCCGAGGACCTGCGCCGACGGATCGCCCTGCTCGCCCTCGAGGAGCTGGCCGACCGCGGCGACGCGGCCCTGGCCGGTCGCTCGGGCCGCGACGCGCTGGCCGCCCTGGGCGACGTCTACCGCGACTACGCACGCGAGCACCCGGGTCGCTACGCCGCGGCTCAGCTCCCGCTCGACACCGAGACGGCGCGGGCGAGCGCCGGGCCCCGGCACGCCGCGATGGCGCGGGCCGTGCTGCGCGGCTACGACCTGGCCGAGCCCGACGCCACGCACGCCGTACGGCTGCTGGGAAGCGTCTTCCGCGGCTTCGTCGACCAGGAGCTCGCCGGTGCCTTCAGCCACAGCGAGCCCGACTCCGCCACGTCCTGGCAGCGGGTGCTCGACGCGCTCGATGCCCTGCTCCGCAGCTG
- a CDS encoding threonine aldolase family protein produces MIDLRSDTVTQPTEAMRAAMARADVGDDVYGEDPTVLELQERVAGLLGHEAALFTPTGSMANVLAVRSLVAPGQEVLCEASAHIARAELGAHGAYNGVTMRTWVHPRGQVDLPMIQGMFAPELGPFFVRTTAISVENTHNFAGGAVLPLADLRDLREYAVGAGAAVHLDGARIWNAHVATGTPLAEYGAVADVIAVCLSKGLGAPVGSLMVGSRDAIDEARIWRKRMGGGMRQVGVLAAAGLHALDHHVERLADDHTHARLLAEACGVDPATVDTNIVVVPRQDAADFVVRAAEAGVRVAVVGPTVVRLVTHLGVTRDDAERAAKVLGAL; encoded by the coding sequence ATGATCGACCTGCGCAGCGACACGGTCACGCAGCCGACCGAGGCGATGCGCGCGGCGATGGCGCGCGCCGACGTCGGGGATGACGTCTACGGCGAGGACCCCACCGTCCTGGAGCTCCAGGAGCGCGTGGCCGGCCTGCTCGGCCACGAGGCGGCGCTGTTCACCCCGACCGGGTCGATGGCCAACGTCCTCGCGGTCCGCTCCCTCGTCGCTCCGGGCCAGGAGGTCCTCTGCGAGGCGAGCGCCCACATCGCGCGCGCCGAGCTCGGCGCCCACGGCGCGTACAACGGGGTCACCATGCGCACCTGGGTGCACCCCCGTGGGCAGGTCGACCTGCCGATGATCCAGGGCATGTTCGCCCCCGAGCTGGGCCCGTTCTTCGTGCGGACCACGGCCATCTCGGTCGAGAACACCCACAACTTCGCCGGGGGAGCGGTGCTCCCGCTGGCGGACCTGCGCGACCTGCGCGAGTACGCCGTCGGCGCCGGCGCCGCGGTCCATCTCGACGGTGCCCGGATCTGGAACGCGCACGTCGCGACCGGCACCCCCCTCGCCGAGTACGGCGCCGTGGCCGACGTCATCGCCGTGTGCCTGTCCAAAGGGCTGGGCGCCCCGGTGGGCTCACTGATGGTCGGCAGCCGCGACGCCATCGACGAGGCCCGGATCTGGCGCAAGCGCATGGGCGGCGGGATGCGCCAGGTCGGCGTGCTCGCCGCGGCCGGGCTGCACGCCCTCGACCACCACGTCGAGCGGCTCGCCGACGACCACACCCACGCCCGGCTCCTCGCCGAGGCGTGCGGGGTCGACCCCGCGACCGTGGACACCAACATCGTCGTCGTCCCGCGCCAGGACGCCGCCGACTTCGTGGTCCGCGCGGCCGAGGCCGGAGTGCGCGTCGCCGTCGTCGGCCCGACCGTCGTACGGCTGGTGACGCATCTCGGTGTCACCCGCGACGACGCCGAGCGCGCCGCGAAGGTCCTGGGCGCGCTGTAG